A stretch of DNA from Bacillota bacterium:
AAAATTCTATAATTTTAAATATATCCTCTATGTTATTATCTCTTTGCTGCTCGACGTATTCCTTAATCATCTCATCTGTTACTGTTCCAACTGTCCTGCAGAAATATCCTGTTGACCATA
This window harbors:
- a CDS encoding transposase; the encoded protein is MLQEEFPELRKRYLGQHLWSTGYFCRTVGTVTDEMIKEYVEQQRDNNIEDIFKIIEF